In the Paenibacillus sp. FSL R7-0337 genome, AATGACAATAAAGATCATACCGGATTGTAGCAATCCGTAGCAGCTCAAGAGCAAGCTCATTTACTTTACTCCATAATTGCAATGAGAAGTAGACATCCATTAAATTCCTCAACGCATCCAACTGATCCGCCTCATCCAAGCGCGGGATGTAGCTCTCGAACAGGGTAGCTGCGCGCAGGTTCGTGCTCTGGTCATCACCCAGGGCAATCAGGAACAGGCGGTATTGGCAAGTGGCCAGGCGTTCGGAATACTGGTATTTCTCGCTGGCGCTTACATTCTCATAGAGCAGTGCCGCCGCTGGCCAGTGGCCCTGTTGGAACAAGCCTTCCGCTACTTCATACAGCATGGGAACATAGGTCAGATTATCCAGCAGGTTCTCCACCAGAAGCCCGATACAATCCGTTCGCCCCAGTTCCGCACACTTCACAATGAACGGGCGAAGCCGCCGCCAGGTCGGTGCCGAATAATAGAAGCATTCTTCCACGTACAAGCTGTAAAAAAAATCCTCGCCAAGCCCCATTCCTGCAGTGATTGACTCCAGATGGCTCATGGCAATGGGCTGATGGCCATTAATAATCCGGCTCAGTGTCCCGGAATTAATACCGGAGCTTATGGCGAACTGATTAATGGACAGCCCATGCTGGGTTAGATAATCTGCAAGCTGGTCTCGAATCATGACTGCAGGCTTCAAAGCAACACCACCTCCCACATTCCATAATTTAGAACTTTATGTTTATATCTGTATGTTAGAGGATGGGATTTCAACCGTCAATAGAATAGAGTCAAATAAAACAACTATATCGCGAAAGTGTGAAGAATTCGAAACAGTTTGGCAACGGGCTGGCCGAACCTTACGATAAGGGGAGAGTTTATGAGAAAAATAAGCATCATTTCAATTTCAATGATAATATTACTTGTTTTCATATATGTCTTAGTCAGACCAAATCCTGAGATTGTTAGCGTCAGTCTTATTTCCGAAACAGCGGAAATTACTTACACTGATAACGATAGTATTCGAATATTCAGCGATGCTATAAGAACTGTGAAAAAAGTACGCGGGGCTGTTGATGTGGGTCCCCCCACATATCGAATGAATGTTACTTACGCGGATAGCGAAGTTGTGAAATTCAGCCTTTATTTAGATTTTAAATCCAAAAGTGGATTCTTGATTAAAGATAGTAATAGCGAAAAAATGTTGAAATTAAAAGATCGCAGTTCTAAAGAATTAACAGATCTATTGAGTAAAGACTAATTTAAGAGAAATCACTTAGCCATACAACAGGCCCCACAACTGGACTCCCATGTAGACGGCGATCGCCCAGATCAGCAGGGCGGAAACAGTATTCAGCCCCTTCATGACCTTGCCAGAAGCAGCCAGCCTGCCGAGCTGGCGGCCCACTGCAGCAAGACCGAGGAACCAGAGCCAGGAGACGGCCACTGTCGCCGCCGCGAAGGTCCAGCGCACCGCCCCTTCGTATTGCAGCGAGCTGGTCCCGATCACGCCCACCGTATCCAGAAGGGCATGTGGGTTCAATAGGGATACTGACAGCGCATAGAGGATCTGCCCCTTCGGTGAGAGTCGGCCCGACTCATCCTTCGCCGGAGCGGAGCGCCAGATTCTCCAGCCCATGAAGGCGAGAAACAGAATGCCCGCGCCATGTATAACAGGTGTGACCCAGCGCAGCGATAAAATGACCAAGGAGACTCCGCCGACTGCGGCAGCGATAAGCAGTGTGTCGCATACCGCTGCCGTCAGTACAACAGGCAGCACACTGCGGAATCTGGCATGCTGCGCCCCTTGATTGAAGACGAATATATTCTGCACGCCCAGCGGCAGAATCAGCCCGAAGGCCAGGATCATTCCATGTAGAATGGCCTGTACCATTTCTTTTCCCCCTCTTATCTTCCTTCTAGTGCTTCCAGGGTAAACCAGCTTCACAGGCTTCCTCCAGCTAAGCCTACTGATCGTACTCTGCTATAACAGCTGTCGTAACCATCCAAGTTCTTCGACATATACCAACCAAGATGAATGAAAGGGGAGGAATCATGGTAGACTGGAAGAAAGAAGGAACGAGAACGAGAGAACGAAATGAGGGATAATGTTAGTCAGTAGCGGCTGTGAGGGGGGACAACCGTTCGGTAGCCTGCCCTCGCAGTGGATAATGTGTTCGGTTTAATACGAAAATAAAAATATCGGAAAATGCGCCGCAGACTGGGTTTTTGACAAAAAAAGACCCACCGCCCCAAAAAACGTTTCGTTTTTTTGAAAAAGGGAAGACTATGGGATAGGATTCAATTGAACACTATATCCTAACTGCTGGATATA is a window encoding:
- a CDS encoding LysE/ArgO family amino acid transporter encodes the protein MVQAILHGMILAFGLILPLGVQNIFVFNQGAQHARFRSVLPVVLTAAVCDTLLIAAAVGGVSLVILSLRWVTPVIHGAGILFLAFMGWRIWRSAPAKDESGRLSPKGQILYALSVSLLNPHALLDTVGVIGTSSLQYEGAVRWTFAAATVAVSWLWFLGLAAVGRQLGRLAASGKVMKGLNTVSALLIWAIAVYMGVQLWGLLYG